Proteins encoded within one genomic window of Spirulina major PCC 6313:
- the queA gene encoding tRNA preQ1(34) S-adenosylmethionine ribosyltransferase-isomerase QueA, producing the protein MALTDHILASYQYELPPERIAQNPVTPRDQSRLLVVDSPDSHVHNHFHQLTDWLKPNDLLVLNNTRVLPARLYGRKSTGAPVEILLLREVRKNCWLALVKPGKRFKMGTEVCFTARTEDGDDTPLWGRVIERDFTTGGRVLEFTLPPGKTMEQMLAKVGYIPFPPYVTETEADPEQYQTVYAKASGSAAAPTAGLHFTPELLDALTAMGVQRTELTLHVGVGTFRPVETEDIRDHRMHAEWASISAETIDKIKETRAKGGRVIAVGTTSVRALEGAAAQQKVGGIRALSEPFEGFLDTFIYPGHQWQIIDGMITNFHLPKSSLLIMISALVGRERLLSLYQDALDHDYRFYSFGDAMLILPDAII; encoded by the coding sequence TATCAGTATGAACTACCTCCGGAGCGGATTGCTCAAAATCCCGTCACTCCTAGGGATCAATCGCGTCTGCTTGTGGTCGATTCTCCCGATAGTCATGTTCATAACCACTTTCACCAACTGACAGATTGGCTCAAGCCCAATGATTTACTGGTCTTGAATAACACTCGTGTCTTGCCAGCCCGTCTCTATGGTCGCAAATCCACCGGTGCGCCTGTGGAAATTTTGCTGTTAAGAGAAGTCCGCAAAAACTGCTGGCTGGCCTTGGTGAAACCCGGTAAACGGTTCAAGATGGGCACAGAAGTGTGCTTCACCGCACGAACCGAAGATGGTGATGATACACCGCTGTGGGGACGAGTAATCGAGCGCGACTTTACAACCGGTGGGCGGGTGCTGGAATTCACCCTGCCGCCCGGCAAAACCATGGAACAGATGCTCGCCAAGGTGGGCTATATTCCCTTTCCGCCCTATGTGACGGAAACCGAAGCCGATCCAGAACAATACCAAACCGTCTATGCCAAAGCATCAGGCTCGGCGGCTGCCCCGACGGCTGGCCTGCATTTTACACCAGAGCTTTTAGATGCTTTGACGGCCATGGGAGTGCAACGCACGGAGTTAACGCTCCATGTGGGGGTTGGTACATTTCGCCCAGTCGAAACTGAAGATATCCGTGACCACCGGATGCATGCTGAATGGGCATCGATCAGCGCAGAAACGATTGACAAAATCAAAGAAACCCGTGCCAAGGGTGGCCGCGTAATTGCGGTGGGCACTACCAGCGTACGGGCGTTAGAGGGTGCGGCTGCGCAACAAAAGGTGGGGGGTATCCGTGCCTTAAGTGAACCCTTTGAGGGGTTTTTGGATACGTTTATTTATCCCGGTCATCAATGGCAAATTATTGATGGGATGATTACCAACTTTCATCTACCCAAATCCAGTTTGTTGATCATGATTAGTGCTTTAGTGGGCCGGGAACGGCTGCTGAGTCTTTATCAAGATGCACTTGATCATGATTACCGATTTTATTCCTTTGGGGATGCCATGTTGATCTTACCGGATGCGATAATTTAA
- a CDS encoding DUF2330 domain-containing protein — MKQQRHWWRSPLTGIPQQSRSAIALVIGLLSLLIAPPALAFCGFYVSQANASLYNQASQVIIARNGDRTVLTMANDYQGDVRNFALVVPLPTLIRQDQVQVSNPEIITRLDQFSAPRLVEYFDENPCDLPVRGATRGGNTAQFDDADYATLAAGSHGVTVEAQFSVGEYDIVLLSAQESSGLETWLRQNNYNIPAGAAQVLTPYIRQNFKFFVARVNLTEFRANQRQRLRPLMMAYESPRFMLPIRLGMLNAQGPQDLLIYILTPTGQVELTNYRTVQIPSDFNVPDFVQDEFGRFYNALFQTSYEQANREVGFLEYAWDMSWCDPCAAEPLTATELQQAGAFWVNAQASGPTNPVFMTRLHVRYERDRFPEDLSFQTTGNTQNFQGRYIIQHPYRGSLDCPAAEGYYREVSDRQQLEAETLAHYTGWSEADVNAKMNWLLPPSAESDSLRP; from the coding sequence ATGAAACAACAGCGGCACTGGTGGCGATCGCCCCTGACCGGAATCCCACAGCAATCACGCAGCGCGATCGCCTTGGTGATCGGTCTTCTGAGTTTGCTGATCGCGCCACCAGCCCTGGCCTTCTGTGGGTTTTATGTCTCCCAAGCCAACGCCAGTTTATATAACCAAGCCTCCCAGGTGATCATTGCCCGCAATGGCGATCGCACCGTCCTCACCATGGCCAACGACTACCAAGGCGACGTGCGTAACTTCGCCTTGGTGGTTCCTCTGCCCACCCTGATCCGCCAAGACCAGGTACAAGTGAGCAACCCTGAGATCATCACTCGCCTAGATCAATTCAGTGCGCCCCGATTGGTGGAATATTTCGACGAAAACCCCTGCGATCTCCCCGTACGAGGAGCGACACGGGGCGGGAATACTGCCCAATTTGACGATGCAGACTACGCCACCCTCGCCGCTGGCAGCCATGGGGTCACCGTCGAGGCTCAGTTTAGCGTCGGCGAATATGACATTGTCCTCCTCAGTGCCCAAGAATCCAGCGGCCTTGAAACCTGGCTGCGTCAAAACAACTACAACATCCCGGCCGGGGCGGCTCAAGTGCTCACCCCCTACATCCGCCAGAATTTTAAATTTTTCGTTGCCAGAGTCAACCTGACGGAATTTCGCGCCAACCAACGCCAACGCCTCCGCCCGCTGATGATGGCCTACGAATCGCCCCGGTTTATGCTGCCGATTCGCTTGGGGATGCTCAACGCCCAAGGGCCGCAGGATTTGCTGATTTACATCCTCACCCCAACAGGACAGGTGGAGTTGACCAACTATCGCACCGTCCAGATTCCGTCCGATTTTAACGTGCCGGACTTTGTGCAGGATGAGTTTGGCCGGTTCTACAATGCTCTGTTTCAAACGAGCTATGAGCAGGCGAATCGAGAGGTGGGTTTTTTGGAATATGCCTGGGATATGTCGTGGTGTGACCCCTGTGCGGCGGAGCCGTTGACGGCGACGGAGTTACAGCAGGCGGGGGCGTTTTGGGTGAATGCCCAGGCGAGTGGGCCGACGAATCCGGTGTTTATGACGCGGCTCCATGTGCGCTATGAGCGCGATCGCTTCCCCGAAGACCTCAGTTTTCAAACCACCGGCAACACCCAAAACTTCCAAGGCCGCTACATCATCCAGCATCCCTATCGTGGCTCCCTCGACTGTCCCGCTGCCGAGGGCTATTACCGAGAAGTGAGCGATCGCCAACAGCTTGAAGCAGAAACCCTCGCCCACTATACCGGCTGGTCTGAGGCAGACGTTAACGCCAAAATGAACTGGCTCCTTCCCCCCTCGGCAGAGTCCGATTCGTTGCGACCATGA
- a CDS encoding DUF2330 domain-containing protein: MILMRKGWRSLLASLLAIVMFVGMTPAALAFCGFYVAQADADLFNQASQVIIARDGDRTVLTMANDYEGELEDFALVVPVPVLLTEEQVHVGNPDILKRLDEFSAPRLVEYFDSNPCEPQMLRMPSAVPAPAAVMEADRAAPQSDAALGVTIEAEFSVGEYDILILSAKESSGLETWLRQNDYTLPTGASEVLRPYIRQDFKFFVAKVNLEEVNADESQQLRPLMMAYESPRFMLPIRLGMLNANGDQDLIVYILTPSGQVEVTNYRTVKIPSNTDVPAFIEDEFGEFYQAMFQTSYERANKEVAFLEYAWDMSWCDPCAANPLTPDELREAGVFWLNGGRGDGQRIAPTPFPQPGAVNAYITRLHVRYSRDRFPEDLAFQNTGNTDNFQGRYVIRHPYRGELSCSAADQYRKAVRERQEQAGNTVAELTGWSKTEVYSKIDWLTERSPRRPWWRDLWN, translated from the coding sequence ATGATTTTGATGCGTAAGGGTTGGCGATCGCTGCTCGCGTCGCTGTTGGCAATCGTGATGTTTGTGGGGATGACCCCGGCGGCGTTGGCGTTTTGTGGATTTTATGTGGCCCAGGCCGATGCGGATTTGTTTAATCAAGCGTCCCAGGTGATTATTGCGCGGGATGGCGATCGCACCGTCCTCACCATGGCCAATGATTACGAAGGCGAGTTAGAGGATTTCGCCCTGGTGGTTCCCGTGCCGGTCTTGCTCACCGAAGAGCAAGTCCATGTGGGCAACCCGGATATTTTGAAGCGGTTGGACGAATTTAGTGCGCCGCGCTTGGTGGAATATTTCGACAGCAACCCCTGTGAGCCGCAGATGTTGCGGATGCCCTCTGCTGTGCCCGCTCCGGCGGCGGTCATGGAGGCTGATCGTGCAGCACCCCAAAGCGATGCCGCCCTCGGTGTCACGATTGAGGCCGAATTCAGCGTCGGGGAATACGACATTTTGATCCTCAGTGCCAAGGAATCCAGCGGTCTGGAAACCTGGCTGCGCCAAAACGACTACACCCTCCCCACGGGCGCGAGCGAAGTCCTCCGCCCCTACATCCGCCAGGATTTTAAATTCTTCGTGGCCAAGGTGAATCTCGAAGAAGTCAACGCCGATGAATCCCAACAGTTGCGCCCCTTGATGATGGCCTATGAATCGCCCCGGTTTATGCTGCCAATTCGGTTAGGGATGCTGAACGCCAACGGGGATCAAGACTTGATCGTCTATATCCTTACCCCCAGTGGTCAGGTGGAAGTGACCAACTATCGCACCGTGAAAATTCCCTCTAACACCGATGTGCCGGCCTTTATTGAGGATGAGTTTGGCGAGTTTTATCAAGCGATGTTCCAAACCTCCTACGAGCGGGCCAATAAGGAGGTGGCGTTTTTAGAATATGCCTGGGATATGTCCTGGTGTGACCCCTGCGCGGCGAATCCGTTAACGCCGGACGAACTGCGTGAGGCGGGGGTGTTTTGGCTCAATGGGGGACGCGGGGATGGGCAACGGATCGCGCCGACTCCATTTCCGCAACCGGGGGCGGTGAATGCCTATATCACCCGGCTCCATGTGCGCTATAGTCGCGATCGCTTCCCGGAAGATCTCGCCTTTCAAAACACCGGCAACACGGATAATTTTCAAGGTCGCTACGTGATTCGCCATCCCTATCGCGGTGAACTGTCCTGTAGTGCGGCGGATCAATACCGCAAAGCCGTCCGGGAACGCCAAGAACAAGCCGGGAATACCGTCGCTGAACTCACCGGATGGAGTAAAACAGAGGTGTATTCCAAAATTGATTGGCTCACAGAACGGTCTCCTCGTCGTCCTTGGTGGCGAGATCTGTGGAACTAG
- a CDS encoding RnfABCDGE type electron transport complex subunit D: MFKDARIAQISFLALFLLLGIGTRDWTLRPELLAVLGASCLGMQWVTRSLLPTLRHQPGVKLWAIPSWESALITGLGLCLLLRGNSVATMALAGGAAIASKTLFQYRDKHFFNPANFGIIVALLLTPDAWVSPGQWGTQAWYLILFVGAGGLVLRWVGRWETSAVFLATYAGLEAVRMFALGWTADVYLHKLMSGSLLLFALFMVTDPRSIPNARHGRFVWAAAVAWLAFLLQEEFFVSTAMFWALFALSPLTPLLDRVWTGSRFQWQEPESHATAQSLIHGLGSVE; this comes from the coding sequence ATGTTCAAAGACGCTCGGATTGCCCAGATTAGTTTTCTGGCGTTGTTTTTATTGTTAGGCATTGGCACCCGTGACTGGACATTGCGCCCGGAACTGTTGGCGGTGTTGGGAGCGAGTTGCCTAGGGATGCAGTGGGTGACGCGATCGCTCCTGCCCACCCTCCGCCATCAGCCTGGGGTGAAACTCTGGGCGATCCCCTCCTGGGAAAGTGCGCTGATTACCGGGTTGGGGCTGTGCCTGTTGCTGCGGGGCAATAGTGTGGCGACGATGGCGTTAGCGGGAGGGGCGGCGATCGCCAGTAAAACCCTCTTTCAATACCGCGATAAACACTTTTTCAACCCCGCCAATTTTGGCATTATTGTCGCCTTACTCCTCACTCCCGACGCTTGGGTATCGCCCGGCCAATGGGGAACGCAGGCTTGGTATTTAATTCTCTTCGTCGGGGCGGGGGGCTTGGTGTTGCGCTGGGTGGGTCGTTGGGAAACCTCAGCGGTGTTCCTCGCCACCTATGCCGGCTTGGAAGCGGTGCGGATGTTTGCCCTCGGTTGGACGGCGGATGTGTATCTGCATAAGTTGATGAGCGGTAGTTTGCTGTTGTTTGCCCTGTTCATGGTCACCGATCCGCGCTCAATTCCCAATGCGCGGCACGGTCGTTTTGTTTGGGCGGCGGCGGTGGCCTGGTTGGCGTTTTTATTGCAAGAGGAATTTTTTGTCAGTACGGCGATGTTTTGGGCCTTGTTTGCCCTGTCGCCCTTAACGCCGTTGCTGGATCGGGTGTGGACAGGGTCTCGCTTTCAATGGCAGGAGCCGGAAAGCCACGCCACTGCTCAATCGTTGATCCATGGGTTAGGCAGCGTAGAGTAG
- a CDS encoding R3H domain-containing nucleic acid-binding protein: MTTRTEITDNLDQLLDIFPPPLRDAIANHPEHNTMIEVVMDLGRLPEARFPSGATFLSETPISRQDLEYSVQHVGMFSGDNRAGIERTLHRISAMRNRQGEIVGLTCRVGRAVFGTIGLIHDLVETGQSILLLGRPGVGKTTALREITRVLADDLNKRVVVIDTSNEIAGDGDIPHPAIGRARRMQVAQPELQHRVMIEAVENHTPEVIVIDEIGTELEALAARTIAERGVQLVGTAHGNQIENLIKNPTLSDLIGGIQAVTLGDDEARRRGSQKTVLERKAPPTFEIAVEMWERQRWAIHQDVSTTVDHLLRGGEPVPEVRAVNQSGDVEVIQEAVIAQPKRPKTPVNAPIQLQGWRASGRMQPVPTAKPSSFDQLLDQSLETEDLFVAKERFPGPNGEEFPVYVYSYGIGRSHLESAIERLNVPVVITRDLSGADVVLALRSQIKNHTKLRQIAKSRQIPIHVVKSSGLPQITKALRRMLGMDDYDSPEAMDLRLFSYNGSDDELEALEEARLAVEQIVLPKGQPVELLPRSPKVRKMQHELVEHYRLQSDSFGEEPNRRLRIYPA; the protein is encoded by the coding sequence ATGACCACGCGCACGGAAATTACGGACAACCTCGATCAACTGCTGGATATTTTTCCGCCGCCACTACGGGACGCGATCGCTAACCATCCCGAACACAACACCATGATCGAAGTGGTGATGGATTTAGGCCGCCTCCCGGAAGCTCGTTTTCCCAGCGGAGCCACGTTTTTAAGCGAAACCCCCATCTCCCGCCAAGATTTGGAATACAGCGTCCAGCACGTCGGGATGTTCAGCGGCGATAATCGCGCCGGGATTGAGCGCACCTTGCACCGGATCAGCGCAATGCGGAACCGTCAGGGCGAGATCGTCGGGCTGACCTGCCGCGTCGGGCGGGCGGTTTTTGGCACGATTGGCCTGATTCATGACCTGGTGGAAACGGGGCAATCGATTCTACTGTTAGGGCGGCCAGGGGTGGGCAAAACCACGGCTCTGCGGGAAATTACCCGCGTGCTAGCCGATGACCTCAATAAACGGGTGGTGGTGATTGACACCTCTAACGAAATTGCCGGGGATGGTGATATTCCCCATCCGGCGATCGGGCGAGCGCGACGGATGCAGGTGGCGCAACCGGAATTACAACACCGGGTGATGATCGAAGCGGTGGAAAACCATACCCCCGAAGTGATTGTCATTGATGAGATTGGCACGGAATTGGAAGCCCTCGCGGCCCGCACGATCGCAGAACGGGGCGTGCAACTGGTGGGCACCGCCCACGGGAACCAAATCGAAAACCTGATTAAAAATCCCACCCTCTCAGATCTGATCGGCGGCATCCAAGCCGTGACCCTCGGTGATGATGAAGCACGGCGACGGGGATCGCAAAAAACCGTCCTCGAACGCAAAGCGCCCCCCACCTTTGAAATTGCCGTGGAAATGTGGGAGCGGCAACGCTGGGCGATTCATCAGGATGTGTCTACAACGGTGGATCACCTGTTGCGGGGCGGTGAGCCGGTGCCGGAAGTGCGGGCGGTGAATCAATCCGGGGATGTGGAAGTGATTCAAGAGGCGGTGATCGCCCAGCCGAAACGCCCCAAAACCCCTGTGAATGCGCCGATCCAACTCCAGGGCTGGCGTGCGTCGGGACGGATGCAGCCGGTGCCGACGGCCAAGCCGAGCAGTTTTGATCAACTCTTGGATCAGTCTTTGGAAACAGAGGATCTGTTTGTGGCGAAGGAGCGGTTTCCGGGGCCCAATGGGGAGGAGTTTCCGGTCTATGTCTATTCCTATGGGATTGGCCGATCGCACCTCGAAAGCGCGATCGAGCGGCTCAATGTGCCGGTGGTGATCACGCGGGATCTCAGTGGGGCGGATGTGGTGCTGGCGTTGCGATCGCAAATTAAAAACCACACCAAACTCCGCCAAATCGCCAAATCCCGCCAAATCCCGATCCACGTCGTCAAATCCAGCGGCCTCCCCCAAATCACGAAGGCCCTACGGCGGATGCTGGGCATGGATGACTACGACTCCCCCGAAGCGATGGATCTGCGGCTATTCAGCTACAACGGCAGCGATGACGAACTCGAAGCCCTCGAAGAAGCCCGCCTTGCTGTGGAGCAAATCGTCCTCCCCAAGGGCCAACCCGTGGAACTCTTGCCGCGATCGCCCAAAGTCCGCAAAATGCAGCACGAACTCGTCGAACACTATCGCCTCCAATCCGACAGTTTCGGCGAAGAACCTAACCGCCGTCTCCGGATCTATCCGGCGTAG
- the der gene encoding ribosome biogenesis GTPase Der, whose protein sequence is MSLPIVAIVGRPNVGKSTLVNRLAASRQAIVHDQPGITRDRTYQQAFWLDRDFIVIDTGGIVFDDDTEFLPMIREQANLALSEANAAILVVDGQAGPTPADEELARWLRQQHLPIFLAVNKCESPDQSIILASQFWELNLGEPYPISSIHGNGTGDLLDAVVAELPSIDELPEIEETNVAIVGRPNVGKSTLLNALTGKNRSIVSPISGTTRDTIDMHIERNGTNYRLIDTAGIRRKKNVEYGAEFFSINRAFKAIKRADVVLLVIDAVDGVTEQDQKLADRIIEEGRAAIIVVNKWDAVEKDSYTIYDFEKHIRDRLYFFDWAEMLFISAQTGLRVDKLFGSIDKAAIAHQRRISTAVINEVLQEAIRWHSPPTSRQGKQGKIYYGTQVSSAPPVIALFVNDPKRFNESYKRYIDRQFREQLDFTGTPVRFAWRGKKVREAERSANRATKV, encoded by the coding sequence ATGTCTTTGCCTATCGTTGCGATCGTTGGTCGCCCGAATGTTGGAAAATCCACCCTAGTCAATCGCCTCGCTGCCAGTCGCCAAGCGATCGTCCATGATCAACCGGGGATTACCCGCGATCGCACCTATCAACAAGCCTTTTGGCTCGACCGTGACTTCATCGTCATTGATACCGGCGGCATTGTCTTTGACGATGACACCGAATTCCTGCCGATGATCCGCGAACAAGCCAACCTCGCCCTCAGCGAAGCCAACGCCGCCATCCTCGTCGTCGATGGCCAAGCCGGCCCCACCCCCGCCGACGAAGAACTGGCCCGCTGGCTACGCCAACAACACCTCCCCATTTTCCTCGCCGTCAACAAATGCGAATCCCCCGACCAAAGCATTATCCTGGCGAGTCAATTTTGGGAACTCAACCTCGGTGAACCCTATCCCATCTCCTCGATCCACGGCAACGGCACCGGGGACTTACTCGATGCCGTCGTCGCTGAACTCCCTTCCATCGACGAACTCCCTGAAATTGAAGAAACCAATGTCGCGATCGTCGGTCGGCCCAACGTGGGTAAATCCACCCTGTTGAACGCCCTCACGGGTAAAAATCGCTCCATCGTCAGCCCCATCTCCGGCACCACCCGCGACACCATCGATATGCACATCGAGCGGAACGGCACCAACTACCGCCTCATTGACACCGCCGGGATTCGCCGCAAAAAAAATGTGGAATATGGGGCGGAGTTTTTCAGCATTAACCGGGCCTTTAAGGCGATTAAGCGGGCCGATGTGGTGCTGCTGGTGATCGATGCCGTGGATGGGGTGACGGAGCAGGATCAAAAACTGGCCGATCGCATCATTGAAGAAGGTCGCGCCGCGATCATCGTCGTCAACAAATGGGATGCCGTCGAAAAAGACTCCTACACGATCTACGACTTTGAGAAACATATTCGCGATCGCCTCTACTTCTTCGACTGGGCCGAAATGCTCTTCATCAGTGCCCAAACCGGCCTCCGCGTTGATAAGCTCTTCGGCAGCATCGACAAAGCTGCGATCGCCCACCAACGCCGGATCAGCACCGCCGTCATCAACGAAGTCCTCCAAGAAGCGATCCGCTGGCACTCCCCCCCCACCAGCCGCCAAGGCAAACAGGGCAAAATCTACTACGGCACCCAAGTCAGCAGCGCCCCCCCCGTCATCGCCCTCTTCGTCAACGACCCCAAACGCTTCAACGAATCCTACAAACGCTACATCGATCGCCAATTCCGCGAACAACTCGACTTCACCGGAACCCCCGTTCGCTTCGCCTGGCGCGGCAAAAAAGTCCGGGAAGCCGAACGGAGTGCAAACCGCGCCACCAAGGTTTAG
- a CDS encoding LdpA C-terminal domain-containing domain: protein MNKCNSPLHAIETGQWFKLICGASFQHLPAVRNLALAYTLAGADCIDVAADPAVIQATQVALRVAAQLRDPVPGQNGAGQAQPWLMVSLNDGVDPHFRKAEFDPNLCPVDCPRPCETVCPTAAIAPSTAGVIDALCYGCGRCLSVCPSQLIAARSYVSAPEVVVPQLVALGIDAVEIHTQVGNLDGFKRVWQVLRPWCDHGSHPHGSHPHGSHPHGSHPHGSHPHIKLLAISCPDHPDLLPYLRSLADLLDPLPCALLWQTDGRPMSGDIGPGTTHASIKLAAKVLGANLPGQVQLAGGTNAQTVPKLAERGLLAPGSMFVAGVGYGGYARQLLAPVLESLARRSSSRLEDHPDLLWEAVRLAETLVQPLKAGQSQSRRDSHPSDGLRIEPSVRCF, encoded by the coding sequence GTGAATAAATGTAACTCGCCTTTACACGCCATCGAAACAGGACAGTGGTTCAAGCTGATTTGCGGCGCAAGCTTTCAGCATTTACCGGCTGTGCGCAACCTTGCCCTTGCCTACACCTTGGCGGGTGCTGACTGTATTGATGTGGCTGCTGACCCGGCTGTCATTCAAGCCACTCAGGTTGCGTTGCGGGTTGCGGCCCAGTTGCGCGACCCAGTCCCTGGACAGAACGGTGCGGGACAGGCTCAACCCTGGTTGATGGTCAGCCTCAATGATGGGGTTGATCCCCACTTTCGCAAGGCGGAATTTGACCCGAACCTCTGCCCGGTAGACTGTCCGCGTCCCTGCGAGACGGTTTGTCCCACGGCTGCGATCGCACCCTCAACAGCAGGTGTAATCGATGCCCTGTGCTATGGCTGTGGGCGGTGTCTGTCCGTTTGTCCGAGCCAACTAATTGCAGCGCGATCCTATGTGTCTGCCCCGGAGGTGGTAGTGCCGCAACTCGTTGCCCTGGGCATTGATGCGGTGGAAATTCATACGCAGGTGGGCAACCTAGATGGGTTTAAGCGAGTCTGGCAGGTGTTGCGCCCTTGGTGCGATCACGGTAGTCACCCTCACGGTAGTCACCCTCACGGTAGTCACCCTCACGGTAGTCACCCTCACGGTAGTCACCCTCACATCAAACTCTTAGCCATTAGTTGTCCGGATCATCCCGATCTCTTGCCCTACTTGCGGAGTTTGGCCGATCTCCTTGATCCGTTGCCCTGTGCCTTGCTGTGGCAAACCGATGGCCGACCCATGAGCGGCGATATTGGCCCCGGCACGACCCACGCCAGCATCAAACTGGCGGCGAAAGTGCTGGGGGCAAACCTCCCCGGTCAGGTGCAACTGGCGGGGGGAACCAATGCCCAAACCGTGCCAAAACTGGCAGAGCGCGGTTTGCTGGCCCCTGGGTCAATGTTTGTGGCGGGGGTAGGCTATGGCGGCTATGCGCGTCAACTCCTGGCCCCGGTGCTGGAATCCTTGGCGCGGCGTTCCTCGTCCCGCCTTGAAGATCATCCCGATCTGCTCTGGGAGGCGGTGCGTCTGGCGGAAACACTCGTGCAGCCCCTGAAGGCTGGACAGTCTCAATCCCGGCGCGATTCCCATCCCTCCGATGGCCTCAGAATCGAACCGTCTGTCCGTTGCTTTTGA
- a CDS encoding RNA-guided endonuclease InsQ/TnpB family protein, whose product MKQTLTITCKLRPTPEQALKIEALLKAFADACNFVNQSVKPSVTRKTTIQSQVYQDIRARFGLSANQAVRVCARVGANRKTAKLKHRPVKAFRPTSADYDARVFAFREKDWTVSLTLLDGREHIRLDMGNYQRGKLKGRKPTSAQLCQHRDGFYYIHIQLTDDAPDPIKPDKVIGVDFGRRKIAKTSTGQGWDGKPLNQIRDRFSRVRASLQKKASKGTRSSRRRCRQVLQRLSGRERRFQQWLNHSISAAIIREAKQLNAAVAIEDLTGIRERTNQQPRSKTERRRSNSWAFYQLRQFLAYKAIKEGIELVAVPPADTSQTCHRCNHMGLWSGKSFNCGHCGWHGDADWNGAINISKLGAVVSLPRGSGLFCSLEQAVSGLPKAPSL is encoded by the coding sequence ATGAAACAAACACTGACAATCACTTGCAAGCTTCGACCTACGCCTGAACAAGCCCTCAAGATTGAGGCTTTGCTCAAGGCGTTTGCTGACGCTTGCAACTTTGTCAATCAGTCCGTCAAGCCCTCTGTCACCCGCAAGACCACCATTCAAAGCCAGGTTTACCAGGACATTCGGGCGCGGTTTGGACTGAGCGCTAACCAGGCCGTCAGGGTTTGTGCCAGAGTCGGGGCTAACCGCAAGACTGCCAAGCTGAAGCACAGGCCCGTCAAAGCCTTTCGGCCAACGTCGGCTGATTACGACGCTCGCGTTTTTGCCTTCAGGGAGAAGGACTGGACTGTGAGCCTGACGCTTTTGGATGGCAGGGAACACATCAGGCTCGATATGGGCAATTATCAGCGGGGCAAGCTGAAAGGACGTAAACCCACCTCTGCCCAGTTGTGCCAGCATCGGGACGGCTTCTACTACATCCACATTCAACTGACGGATGATGCGCCCGATCCCATCAAACCCGACAAAGTGATCGGGGTTGATTTTGGCAGGCGCAAAATTGCCAAGACCAGCACAGGTCAGGGTTGGGACGGCAAGCCGTTGAATCAGATTCGAGACAGATTTTCTAGGGTAAGAGCATCTCTTCAGAAGAAAGCCTCGAAAGGCACAAGGTCTAGTCGGCGGCGATGCCGCCAGGTCTTGCAACGGCTGTCGGGCAGGGAGAGGCGCTTTCAACAATGGTTGAACCATTCCATCAGTGCTGCCATCATCCGAGAGGCCAAGCAGCTTAACGCTGCCGTTGCCATTGAGGATTTGACAGGCATCAGAGAGCGCACGAACCAACAACCGAGAAGCAAGACCGAACGGAGACGGTCTAACAGTTGGGCGTTCTATCAACTCCGTCAATTCCTGGCCTACAAAGCCATTAAGGAAGGCATTGAGTTGGTGGCTGTGCCGCCTGCCGACACCAGTCAAACTTGCCACCGCTGCAACCATATGGGGCTGTGGTCTGGGAAGAGCTTTAATTGTGGGCATTGTGGCTGGCATGGTGATGCTGACTGGAATGGTGCAATCAATATTTCTAAGCTTGGGGCAGTGGTAAGCCTGCCTAGAGGTTCGGGATTGTTTTGCTCTTTAGAGCAGGCTGTTTCAGGGCTACCGAAAGCCCCGTCGCTTTAG
- a CDS encoding Uma2 family endonuclease, translated as MSSITAAVPLGEFLAQGNLEASPAWELIEGIPTQKPMPTLFHSRLQRNLVNHINDRAAGFEAIQELRCIIPPYSPVPNIVAIASERLGDQDGPFNGAPEVVIEIRSRDQSTLDLQTKILHCLRCGTQLAWLIDCDRQQIWVWEGENLPLIYGGGDELPDFGLGLELTVNQVMAMTQQQR; from the coding sequence ATGTCATCGATAACTGCTGCCGTGCCGCTTGGGGAGTTTTTGGCTCAAGGAAATCTTGAGGCATCACCCGCCTGGGAACTGATCGAGGGAATACCGACCCAAAAGCCGATGCCCACGCTGTTTCATTCGCGCTTGCAACGTAATTTGGTGAATCACATCAACGATCGCGCCGCTGGGTTTGAAGCCATTCAAGAATTGCGCTGTATTATCCCCCCCTATTCACCCGTGCCTAATATTGTGGCGATCGCTTCAGAGCGTCTTGGGGATCAGGATGGGCCATTTAATGGCGCTCCAGAGGTGGTGATTGAAATTCGTTCCCGCGACCAAAGCACCTTAGATTTACAAACGAAAATTCTCCATTGTCTCCGCTGTGGGACGCAATTGGCCTGGCTGATTGATTGCGATCGCCAACAAATTTGGGTGTGGGAAGGGGAAAACTTACCGCTGATCTATGGTGGGGGGGATGAGCTACCAGACTTTGGGTTAGGGCTTGAACTGACGGTGAATCAGGTGATGGCGATGACACAGCAACAACGCTAA